The genomic interval AGGCTCCCCCGAGCGCCCCTGGCCAGGGCAAGCTCGTAGGCCTTTCGGGCTTCGCCGAAGGAGCCGGCCTGGTAGTGGAGGTTGCCGAGCTGGTAGACGGCTTGAGCAAGCGTCTTGAGGCGGGGGTACCGTTGGATCACCGACTCCAGTGCCTTGATGGCGTCAGCCCGCGCCTCGGCTGGAGCCGGTGAGCCCTGTGCCCCTCGGACCCTCAGGAGAACCAGGTCGAGCTCGGCGACGCCGCGCGACTGCGAGAAGCCCCACCACGCCCGGCCACCAAGCGCCACCAGGAGCAGGCAGCCGAGGGCGACCACGCTCCACAGGATCCACCGCCGGGCGCCGGGCGCCCCCTGGCGAAATACAGCAGGCACCGCCATGGGATCAGAGGGTCGTTTCGGAGGGAGCTTGACGGCCTGGCGGCTCCACCCAGACCTCGCCTTTGACCGAAGCGCCCTCGGCGGCGGAGAGGCTCCCGCTCTTCAGGCTCCCGGTGAGCGACCCCGTGGGCAGGATCTCCACCCGCGTGACCGCCGAGAGATTGCCGCGCACCACCCCGCCGATCACGATGGCAGTGGCCGAGATGTTCGCGTCCACCACCGCGTTCGCGCCCACGCGCACGGTGCCCGTCAGAGCGATCTCGCCCTCGAAGCGGCCCAGGATCACGAGGTCACCCTCCCCGGTCATCTCGCCCTTGAGGCTGAGGCCGGCATCCAGGGCACTCCCCTGCCCCTCGCCCAGGAACGCCGGGGGCGGCGAGGGCTCGCCGCCGAGCCCGAGAAAGCTCGCCACGGAGGCCAGAAAGCTCACGCTGCGATGCTCACCACACGGTCATGGGAGAGGGGTCAGTCGCCCGGCACCCGCGCTCTGCCGATTCTGGCAGAACGCGCCACGAAACGCAACCGGCGGCCGGGCCTGGCGGGCGCGATCTACTCGAGCAAAGATGAAATGGTGCCCCCGGGGTGACTCGAACACCCGGCACGCAGTTTAGGAAACTGCTGCTCTGTCCGCCTGAGCTACGGGGGCACACAAGATTACGTGAAGACGTCGCTTGCGTCCACGCCTCGACGCGCCAGGAACTCGCGGAGCTTCTTCAGGCCCGTGGCCTCGATCTGGCGGACCCGCTCGCGCGTCAGACCCATCCGGCGACCGATGGACTCCAGCGTCGTCGGCTCCTCACCATCCAGCCCGAAGCGGAGGCGCAGCACGGCGCGCTCCTTGTCGTTCAGGGCGTCTAGGACCTGAGCCAGGTCCGCCTGCTCGCGGAGCAGCTCGCCCAGCCGCTTGTCCGGCGAGAGGGGGCGATCGGCCACGAGGTCGCCGAGGACCCCCTTCCCCTGCGCTCCCACCGGGGTCTCCAGGGAGACCGGGTGCTGCCGCAGCCCCTCGAGCTCCGCGAGCTGCTCCGGCGGGAGCCCCATGGCCTCGGCGATCTCTTCCATGGACGGCGGCCGCCCGAGCCGCTGGGTCAGCGCCTTCCTCTCGCGCACGCTGCGGGCCAGCAGCAGCTCCACATGAACCGGCAGCCGGATCATCCTCGCCTGATTCGCGAGCGCCCGGCCCATGGCCTGGCGGCTCCACCAGATAGCGTAGGTCGAAAAGCGCGTCCCTTTCTCCGGGCGAAACTTCCTCACTGCCCTGAGCAATCCGAGGTTGCCCTCCTCGATGAGGTCGAGCAGCGGCAACCCCCGGCTCTGGTACTGTCTAGCAATCTTCAAGACGAGGCGGAGGTTGGCCTCGACCATCCGCCGCTCGGCGTCGGCGTCCCCGGCCTGGGCCCGGCGGGCCAGCTCGCGCTCCTCCTCTGGGGTCAAGAGCGGGATCCGCGCGATCTCGTTCAGGTATGCCCCGAGAATGGCCTTGCCGCGCTCCTCCGAGACCTCTCCAGTCTCGCCCTCGACCTCAGCGATGAGGTCGTCGAGCGCCTCCGACTCGCCGACCGGAAGCTCCTCACTCGTCATCGTGAGCGTCGTCCTCCGCGTCGCTGACTGTCTCCGGTTCGCAGGCCTGCTGCGGACCAAGTACGTGGAGCGTGTTTGTACCCCTGCGCGCGGGCGATAGCGAACCGTCCGGCGTGCTGGATCGTCACCACGAGCCCGTAACGGGCTTCCCATCCCGTATAGTACACCGTCCCGCGCGACGCGGCGAAGATCGATGGCCCCGCCTTGGCCTGGCAGATCATTCCTCGAACTCGGCGAACCGGACGCCGAAGCCCGTGAAGCGGCCCGAGGGAGGACGCCAGGTCAGCGACACCTTCTCCACCCGCGCGAGCGGCGGTCCCTTCTCCAGCTCCCGGACCAGCTCCTCGATGCTCGCCGACAGCCCCTCGGCGCGGACCCGC from Candidatus Rokuibacteriota bacterium carries:
- a CDS encoding sigma-70 family RNA polymerase sigma factor; the protein is MTSEELPVGESEALDDLIAEVEGETGEVSEERGKAILGAYLNEIARIPLLTPEEERELARRAQAGDADAERRMVEANLRLVLKIARQYQSRGLPLLDLIEEGNLGLLRAVRKFRPEKGTRFSTYAIWWSRQAMGRALANQARMIRLPVHVELLLARSVRERKALTQRLGRPPSMEEIAEAMGLPPEQLAELEGLRQHPVSLETPVGAQGKGVLGDLVADRPLSPDKRLGELLREQADLAQVLDALNDKERAVLRLRFGLDGEEPTTLESIGRRMGLTRERVRQIEATGLKKLREFLARRGVDASDVFT
- a CDS encoding polymer-forming cytoskeletal protein, whose amino-acid sequence is MSFLASVASFLGLGGEPSPPPAFLGEGQGSALDAGLSLKGEMTGEGDLVILGRFEGEIALTGTVRVGANAVVDANISATAIVIGGVVRGNLSAVTRVEILPTGSLTGSLKSGSLSAAEGASVKGEVWVEPPGRQAPSETTL
- a CDS encoding tetratricopeptide repeat protein; its protein translation is MPAVFRQGAPGARRWILWSVVALGCLLLVALGGRAWWGFSQSRGVAELDLVLLRVRGAQGSPAPAEARADAIKALESVIQRYPRLKTLAQAVYQLGNLHYQAGSFGEARKAYELALARGARGSLATLCRLGIGYTWEVQGDHAKALAAFEAGLQGLTPQEFLYEEFLLGVARAQQLLGQRDRAREAYQRLLKELPQSRRAEDVRARLASLEGPARP
- a CDS encoding acylphosphatase, with protein sequence MRSAGPVHGAEILVEGMVQGVGYRDFVQRRASRLGLTGYVMNLPNGRVRVRAEGLSASIEELVRELEKGPPLARVEKVSLTWRPPSGRFTGFGVRFAEFEE